The Limanda limanda chromosome 13, fLimLim1.1, whole genome shotgun sequence genome has a window encoding:
- the cebpd gene encoding CCAAT/enhancer-binding protein delta has protein sequence MCDIYSLDSHCVSPRCNTGWAMEPANFYECSRTGGPGHGACKPGRGAPGPAEEDGSMLELSTAAAMYDDESAIDFSQYIESMTAVPNLELCNDELFLDLFNTVKQEKADFYQLQSSVLPGGMQQQAAGCTELSAGCRLERRPDSELDKGAFSAPIKTESDWSDSDMSSCLSSSLPSQIETCAQTSVSLTTGQPTPPTTPEPGSAASSAKSSPRKMGREKGKKSVDRYSMEYRQRRERNNIAVRKSRDKAKRRNYDMQEKMVELNADNDRLHKAVDQLTRELSGLRDFFKQMPSSSFAALSSGSERR, from the coding sequence ATGTGTGACATATACAGCCTGGACTCCCACTGCGTGTCTCCACGATGCAACACGGGTTGGGCGATGGAGCCTGCTAACTTCTACGAGTGCTCCCGGACCGGCGGCCCGGGCCACGGAGCCTGCAAGCCGGGCAGAGGGGCCCCCGGGCCGGCGGAGGAGGACGGGTCCATGCTGGAGCTCAGCACCGCCGCGGCCATGTACGACGACGAGAGCGCCATCGACTTCAGCCAGTACATCGAGTCCATGACGGCCGTGCCCAACCTGGAGCTGTGCAACGACGAGCTCTTCCTCGACCTGTTCAACACCGTGAAGCAGGAGAAGGCGGATTTCTACCAGCTGCAGAGCTCCGTGCTGCCCGGGGGCATGCAGCAGCAGGCAGCCGGGTGCACGGAGCTGTCAGCCGGGTGCAGGCTGGAGAGGAGGCCGGACAGCGAGCTGGACAAGGGGGCGTTCAGCGCGCCCATCAAGACAGAGTCCGACTGGAGTGACAGCGACATGTCCTCCTGCCTGTCCTCGTCCCTGCCCTCGCAGATCGAGACCTGCGCCCAGACCTCCGTGAGCCTCACCACGGGACAGCCCACCCCGCCCACCACCCCGGAGCCCGGGTCCGCCGCCAGCTCGGCCAAGTCCTCCCCGAGGAAGATGGGCCGGGAGAAGGGCAAGAAGTCGGTGGACAGGTACAGCATGGAGTACCGGCAGAGGCGAGAGAGGAATAACATTGCGGTGAGGAAGAGCAGGGACAAAGCCAAGAGGCGCAACTATGACATGCAGGAGAAGATGGTGGAGCTGAACGCGGACAACGACCGGCTCCACAAGGCGGTGGACCAGCTCACCAGGGAGCTCTCCGGCCTCAGAGACTTCTTCAAGCAGATGCCCAGCTCCTCCTTCGCGGCTCTGTCCTCGGGCAGCGAGCGGCGGTGA